ATGAACTTGTATGTATTATGTgattattatgtaacttttattggcatgtcacttaataagaattctTTTGTATTTATCCAGATAACgcagaggagacgtcgagaagatggattttctcatctttaaaaatcgtcACAAGTCCGTCGGATTGCCTCTTCTTCTGGTGCGAACGAAACTCGGTGGAGTGAATGGATGTAAGTTCATCATTTACAAGTTACTCACATTTAGGTTgcgtgtattttattttaatactatccaatttttaaaaatctgattTAGAATGCGCCAACAAAATACTTCTGGCAATGGAAAGGGGCCATCACTGGAAAACGGAAAGTGACAATCGCCACCGTCACCgagactcgtcatcaacgtggatcatcAGTATTGTTGGAATTattgtgtttgtgttagtgttagttaacccgttgtctgccacgcctttgttctcccagcacgggctgcgtgcgctgttcggcctcgtggttttcatgccgcggggtcggaaagtcgcaccagtccaaaatttgccgcaaggcgcctgttatcaggcaatgcaccaaagttcccccttgtcgatgcggtgatggattcgtctgtcaccgtgtcagcccggacttgtcagcaatggcaagtcccactctggtcatggatccttcagacgtggcacgTAGAGTAGTAaagaacaacctacgggttgtatggcgtggcagccaacgggttaacttaagtgtatgtatgtttatATGTGTCTGTAAAATGTgaggtggaattgtgggtggaggtgggacaataaagcaattccctTAAAACTTTCTTACAACTTATTTTTCATCTACAAATCGCATAGAAATATGACAATGTTAAAAGGCTTTGAGTTGTTAAGAAAAGTCTTACAAGATGACTACccgcattaaaaaatttattttctcaatgaagaacaacaataacaatgaCTAGTAACTTCATATGACGTACATATCTGaacaccattaaaaaaaattgcaatttcAGCTAATATTTAGGAGCCTCCCTTTAGACAAATGAAGAAGCGTAGGTCGTGGCGTAACATTCAGGTGCCTTAGTGGTTtggtaactcggggcagagtaatactttggAACTTCAGTGTAGTAGCGGGGGGCAGCGTTAGTTGTAGTGTAATACTCAgtggccttggtggtgtaataaACCGGAGCCTCTGTTTGGTATTGGTTGCAGCAGAGTAACACTTTGGTttctcggtgtagtaaactttGACAGCATACGCGGTTGCGTAATAATCGGccttttcggtgtagtacttggggacttcggtgtagtagctaggagTAGCGTAGGttttggtgtagtaaacttgAGTCATAGACTCATAGTATTTCggttcaacgtagtacgaaggagcagCCGCTGTGTTGTAAGAATTTGCTGCGTACCTCTTCAGTTGTAATTgcgtagctcggggcagagtcTTATTTGtgcgcttcggtgtagtactcttgGTTGACGTAATAAGCTGgaacttcggtgtagtagctgagCACAGAGTAGTACTCAAGGCCTAGGTGAAGTAggctggggcagcatacgtagtcgtgtagCACTCCAATACCTGggcggtgtagtacttggaaaCCACGTTATGGTATTTGACCTCCTTATTGATGTAACTCGGGCAGAATTAAACTTcagggcttcggtgtagtagcttggagcaTCATAAGGTGTGGTGTAACACTGATGCCTTGACGGTCTAGgaactggtcgttgcgtatgttgttattgtgtagtaaggcggcggcgttgcggttcGGTATCCACCATACCCAGGAAACATGCCTACACCAGGTCAACCCAGTCATCAACGGTACAACAGCACGACACTGTAGTTAACTAAGCGGTAAATAATTGGaacattaatattaaataactGGCAAACTCCatgtaacagaatatttaccggATTGCGTACTAataatacgacgaagaatgcacTTGGTGACAGTGCACTGCAGTTGTTCATCCATGTTTCGTTGCCAGTATTTTTCTCTCTAGACAATCGCCCTTATACAGCAGCATGGTGGTGATCAGAGCCTGGCACAGCAGTCAATgttggttaatttttaatcacAAGTATTACAATTAATATGGaatgaaaaaagttcaaagatTCTTACCAATCGGACGTTCGATCGTGCTTCAAGCTCAGCATTGACTCGATAACCACCAAAATTGGAATATATTTCCAAATCAGAAGCGACAGCCAAATCCGTGTTTGCGTTCAAACCGGCAGCAGCGACAATACGGTCAGTTTTAGTAAGatggaataatttttagatttaataaaaattgccAAGACATGTATTGGAAATAAATGATTACCTTTTGACCATCGTTTAAGGTCAATGTCGCATTGACCttaattaaattgttgtcTTCCAAAATTACACCCTCTACATTAGCTTTGGGCAACACATTAACGTCTGCCGCTTCCACCTTCTCGGAAGTCCATTGGCTCAAATAGTTAGGGAGGACTTGGCCATCACTGTTGCGGAACAGCGTCACTTGCTCGTGGACATCTTTAGGGACACCGATCAAGGATTGGCAGAGATTTTCGTTTACCACCtagcaagaaaatgaaagaaattttttaagtgaTTTGAACCACAGAAATAAATGGCTTATGGCTAGCAGCCTTAGCAGGGAGATTATCAAAGTTATTCGACATTCCATAAAGGTGAAAGGTGTAATCATTGAGACTTTTAAAAACGAATTTCGTTGAGCATAAAATGTTTACCTGTGGCAATAAGACACTTGTCGTAGGTGATGGTACGGCCACCATGAAGTTCGGCCTTCCAACCAAAAATGTCAAGTTTAACGACGCGTTGGCAACGTACGACTGCAACGCCGCCGCTATATTTAAGGGATTGCAATAGAATTCGTCTGATTCGAAAAAGagactagaaagaaaaacgtgtcACTAGTACATGttcgaaaaaattacaagaatAAAGAGCTCACCCTCGCTCTTTACCGTTCCACTATTTGAAACGAAGTTTGTTCGAAACTTTGGGGCTACCGTGTTGGGTggcggagatgctcactcgactgatttccaTCGTACTTGGGCGCCACTGTGTTCGAccgctttggtggtgtaataagctggagcctcggtgtcgtAGGTTGGGGCAGCATATATAGTCGTGTGGTAGTCCGGTGCCTTAGTGCTGTAGTACTTTGGAAccttggtgtagtacttaggaCAGCATACGTAGTTGTGTAGTCtgaggtgccttggtggtgtagtacttaggaGCCTGGGAGGTGTGCACATGCGATTTGGTAGTGTAGCTCGGGGAAGAATAAAACTTCTGgccttcggtgtagtagctcggagcAGCATGAGCTGTGGTGTAACTGTAAACCTAACTGTgcaacctcggtgtagtaactggtcgttgcgtaagtTGTTGGTATCTGCCATACCCAGGGGCATCAGCACACCAGTGGTCCACCCAGATATCGACGAAACAACCAATAGctgcacgacgccatagttaactagacAATATTCCATAGGTCATatgatcaaatagaaaaaaatataaattgataCAGAATTCCACGTAAAaatacagaatatttacccgtgATTGCGACCTGgtaatacgacgaagaatgcagcTGTTGCcgggtcggagatgctcacttgATTGACTTCTGTCACCTTTACTCTTTCCTTTTATGCAGTTTTCTCTCGTAGTcgacatcaacgatacaacactcGGCAGCGAGACAACGCCATAATTAACTATACAATACACAATTTGAACATTATTAACTAGTCATGTCAACAACTGAAACCAAGATAGAAATGATTTACgactagaaataaaaatgaacattaaCGTTTTaacccatgattgcgaactgataTTACGACGAAGAATGGAGTTGTTGACGTGtcagagatgctcactcgactggtttcaatcgccttttctctctcgttttatacgatttttttctcaccTCACCTcctaagccttgcggctattggacctttttgataatgaagcaacacgtgtcgttctcacccaacctctacaccactgcatgacacgttttacgtaatgatctccatgaCCTTCGAGCGTCAAGGCCATAGAAactggcctttttctttttgcaggtcgacgttgctggggatgggtctacaaaacccatcaaaataaatatcaaatcatAAATGATAATGGCTTAAACTTTAGTCACTTTAAAAATGCCACATTTGACATTTGAGTCATTAGACTCGTTTctatggtgaatgaataaattttccatttcGAACCGTTTGAAGGGCAGtcggctttttaaaaaatattctgcTACAAACTTATCTAAGTTTCAAACACATAATCCTTGCACCCGCGGTCGgagaagaaaatctaaaaaaaaagataacaaaaggtaaattataaatataaaaaaagcttCTCATAAAACggttgaataaaattaataaaataagaaactagacgcaattgcTAAAGCTCGATAAACTGTCAGAGTTCGTCCGCTAATTTCACAACGTATAACTCAAAAATGAACTTAAATGATCTTAAGTAACCATCCAGGAgaagcggggggggggggggggtcgtaTTTTCACAACTGTTTTAGGAGTATCTAAAACGCAAATCAAATGATTGAATGACAATACCAGAATCTAGGGCTATGGATTTTGTAACCG
This sequence is a window from Daphnia pulicaria isolate SC F1-1A chromosome 7, SC_F0-13Bv2, whole genome shotgun sequence. Protein-coding genes within it:
- the LOC124349128 gene encoding apoptosis-inducing factor 1, mitochondrial-like, with amino-acid sequence MVAVPSPTTSVLLPQVVNENLCQSLIGVPKDVHEQVTLFRNSDGQVLPNYLSQWTSEKVEAADVNVLPKANVEGVILEDNNLIKVNATLTLNDGQKIPILVVIESMLSLKHDRTSDWL